The stretch of DNA CATCAATGGCGGGGCGCTACATGATCCGGTCGCGGTGGCCGCCGTCATTTGGCCCGAATTGTTCACCTTCAGGCCCATGCGCGTGCAGGTGGATACCCAGGACGGCCTGAATTTCGGGCGAACGGTATGCGACCTCTACAGTCAGCCCGGCCCAGAAGAACGGGTGCAAGTCGGGATGGACATAGATGAATCGGCCTTTTTTGCGCTGCTACTGGAGCGCGTGGGACGGCTCCCTTAGAGCATTTGAACGGAGTTGTTCATCGTGCTGGGAGCAGTAAGCCTCAACTCCCGTCCGGCACGATCTTTACCGCCCTGCAGTCCGGCAGAGAATAGGCCAACAGGGAGCCGCCGCGCAGATCGGCGATCAGGTAGGGCACCGAGTAGGCCGCCAACTGCGTATCGGTGCTGCTGGGGGTGGCGGGGCCCTTGGGGTGGCTGTGGTACAGCGCGATCAGGCTCAGGCCCTCCGCCTGCATCGCCCTGAGCGCCCGCAACAGGTGGCCCGGATCGGCCAGGTACTGCCGCGCCGGGTCAGGGGCAATGTTGGGCAGCGGGTAGAGTGCCTGCGTGTGCAGCCCGTCTGGGCGTTCATGGCCGCCTATTGCGCCCACGCACTCGGCAGGAGCGTCGCGGCGGGCATGTGCCCACAACGCAGCCTCCAGCACGCGGGGAAGGTAGAGGACAGTGGGGGGGGAGGCATCTGGAGCGGTCAACTCTGGATCAGTCTAGAGGCCGGTGGGCCACTGGGGCGAGGCGCACAAGGCAAACATTCATGGGTAAAGGTTCCCCGAACCTGTCCCTGACTTTGCAGGTCAATTTTGCGCCTATCACGCTGTTCGCACCGACTCCTGATAGAAGACTGGACAAATGCCTTTCCTTGCCCCGCCGGCTGCCCCGACCCCCCCAGCAGCAGCCTGCCCCGTCAGAAAGTTGCGCTGGGGGCGGAATTCCCGGCGCTGCCTGCGGGCGATGTGCGGTAGAGTGAAGCCATGTCGAAGGCGGTGAAGGCTCGGAAGGCGGCGGCTCCCGCAAACCGGTTTGATGGGGAGGCGTTGGGACTCGTCCTGTTCGCCCTCGGAATCTTTTTGGCGGTCACGCTGTTGCTGGAACCGCCCACGCGCACCGGCGGGGAAACGTCGGGCAGCCTGATGGCGCAGGCACGGGAACTGCTGCTGGGCTGGCTGGGTTGGGGCGCATATGTGCTGCCCGTCATTCCAGTGGCGTACGGCGTGCTGGTGTTCCTGGGCCGTGACCTCGCTAACCTGTCGCGGCGCGTGCTGGGCGGCGTGCTGGTTACGCTGGCGCTGCTGGCCCTGCACGAAGTCTTCGAGCCGGAAGCGGCGGGCAAGCTGGCAGAGGTCGTCATGGCCCCGCTGAGCGTGCTGAGTTATGTGGCGGCGCTGATTCCGTTGGTGGTGCTGACTCTGGGCCTGGAAATTATGCTGCGGCTGCGTCCGCTGACGATGCTGAAGGGGTTCTTCCGGCGGGTCAGTGTGCTGCTGGGCGGCGCGTCGGCCAACGTACAGGGCGCGATAGAAGCGCGGCAAGAAGGCCGGGACGCCGCACGCACCCGTACAGAGGCGCGGCAAGGTCTGAACGCCCATGCCCGCGATCTGGACACCCTGCGGAAGATATACCCATCGGCGCGGGAACTGAAATCTCAGGCCGAAGAAGTGCGGGCCACCGCACGCGAGCTGAAAGGGCTGGACGAGGCCGGACTGAAAGACGCCTCGCGCGATCTGGACGGCTGGCGGGCCGTCACCGCGACCTTTGTGGGCAACGCCGCCCGCGACCTGCGCGAACAGGTGGCAAGTGAGGCCCCCGACGCTGGAGCCAAGGCCGAAGCCGTAATGAAAGAAATCTCGGCGGGACGACATGAACTGAGCGTCGAACTGGCGAGCACGCAGGCCAGCGGAGAGCTGGAAACGATTCGGCGCCGCAGCGTGGGCGAAGTGCAGCGCCTGGCCCTGCGTGCGGGCAAGCTGGAGCGCGAGCGCAAGGCCGCCGAAAAGGCACTGACCAAAGCCGACGCCGCGCTGCTGGCCCGCGAACTGCCTGCCCA from Deinococcus sp. QL22 encodes:
- a CDS encoding Mov34/MPN/PAD-1 family protein, with the protein product MTAPDASPPTVLYLPRVLEAALWAHARRDAPAECVGAIGGHERPDGLHTQALYPLPNIAPDPARQYLADPGHLLRALRAMQAEGLSLIALYHSHPKGPATPSSTDTQLAAYSVPYLIADLRGGSLLAYSLPDCRAVKIVPDGS